A single window of Balaenoptera ricei isolate mBalRic1 chromosome 15, mBalRic1.hap2, whole genome shotgun sequence DNA harbors:
- the CCN5 gene encoding CCN family member 5, with the protein MRGTPQTHLLAFSLLCLFSKVCAQLCPTPCTCPWPPPRCPQGVPLVLDGCNCCRVCARRLGEPCDHLHVCDPSQGLVCQLGAGPGGRGSMCLWGEDEGSCEVNGRLYRDGEIFQPHCRIRCRCEDGGFTCVPLCSEDVRLPSWDCPYPKKVEVPGKCCPEWVCDQGRGLGVQRLPAHGPQFSGLVAPPAPAVSCPEWSTAWGPCSTTCGLGVATRVSNQNRFCRLETQRRLCLLGPCPPTRGHSPWNSAF; encoded by the exons ATGAGAGGCACACCACAGACCCACCTCCTGGCCttctccctcctctgcctcttctccAAG GTGTGTGCCCAGCTGTGCCCAACACCGTGTACCTGTCCCTGGCCACCACCCCGATGCCCACAGGGGGTGCCCCTGGTGTTGGACGGTTGCAACTGCTGCCGGGTATGTGCACGGCGGCTGGGGGAGCCCTGCGACCATCTCCACGTCTGCGACCCCAGCCAGGGGCTGGTCTGCCAGCTCGGGGCGGGCCCTGGCGGCCGGGGGTCCATGTGCCTCT GGGGAGAGGATGAGGGCAGCTGTGAGGTGAACGGCCGCCTCTACCGGGATGGGGAGATCTTCCAGCCCCACTGCAGGATCCGCTGCCGCTGTGAGGACGGCGGCTTCACCTGTGTGCCCCTGTGCAGCGAGGACGTGCGGCTGCCCAGCTGGGACTGTCCCTACCCCAAGAAGGTGGAGGTCCCAGGAAAATGCTGCCCTGAGTGGGTGTGCGAccagggaagggggctgggggtCCAGCGCCTCCCAGCCCATG gACCCCAGTTTTCTGGTCTTGtcgctcccccagcccctgccgtCTCCTGCCCAGAATGGAGCACGGCCTGGGGCCCCTGCTCAACCACCTGTGGGCTGGGTGTGGCCACCCGGGTGTCCAACCAGAATCGCTTCTGCCGCCTGGAGACTCAGCGCCGCCTATGCCTACTTGGGCCCTGTCCACCCACCAGGGGCCACAGCCCATGGAACAGTGCCTTTTAG